A genomic window from Rhizobium sp. 007 includes:
- a CDS encoding acyl-CoA dehydrogenase family protein, translating to MNFPVKITEQSFTVRTARVAEIAAKYADAVDAEGRFPCEAVDAMKAERLLSIQVPRHLGGEGASTTEVAELCSLLGQACAASAMVFAMHHIKLSSLVEHGTESEWHAGFMRRIAAEQLLIASATTEGGIGGNLRNSICAIEVSGDSCRLEKDATVISYGSHADAILITSRSHPDAAPSDQVLTAFLKDQYTLERTHIWNTLGMRGTCSDGFLFKGQAPAVQILPKPFAEIAAQSMLASSHLLWSGVWYGIAVDAVSRAQAFVRAAARKSPGVPPPGALRLAEVSTLLQMVKSNVVAGLKAYEDAKSDPDKLSSMGFAVAMNNVKIASSETILEIVNHAMLICGIVGYKNGTPFSLGRHLRDAHSAQLMISNDRILGNTSSMLLVHKQDTSLLG from the coding sequence ATGAACTTTCCGGTCAAGATCACGGAACAGAGTTTTACCGTCAGAACGGCGCGCGTTGCCGAGATCGCCGCGAAATATGCCGACGCCGTCGACGCCGAAGGCCGCTTTCCATGCGAGGCCGTCGATGCGATGAAAGCCGAGCGCCTGCTCAGCATTCAAGTGCCGCGCCACCTGGGTGGCGAGGGGGCTTCGACGACCGAAGTCGCCGAACTCTGCTCCCTTCTTGGCCAGGCTTGCGCCGCAAGTGCGATGGTCTTCGCCATGCACCACATCAAGCTTTCAAGCTTGGTCGAGCACGGCACCGAAAGTGAATGGCATGCGGGCTTCATGCGGCGCATCGCCGCCGAGCAGCTTTTGATCGCATCGGCGACGACCGAAGGCGGGATCGGCGGCAATCTGCGCAACAGCATCTGCGCCATCGAGGTCAGCGGCGACAGCTGCCGTCTCGAAAAGGACGCGACCGTGATCTCCTACGGCTCGCATGCCGATGCGATCCTCATAACCTCTCGCAGCCATCCGGACGCAGCACCCTCGGATCAGGTCCTGACGGCGTTTCTCAAGGACCAGTACACACTTGAGCGCACGCATATCTGGAACACGCTGGGCATGCGCGGCACCTGCTCCGACGGCTTCCTCTTCAAGGGGCAAGCGCCTGCCGTTCAGATCCTGCCGAAGCCTTTCGCCGAAATCGCCGCACAGTCGATGCTCGCTTCGTCGCATCTGCTGTGGAGCGGCGTCTGGTATGGCATTGCGGTCGACGCCGTCTCCCGCGCTCAGGCCTTCGTGCGTGCCGCCGCCCGTAAATCTCCTGGTGTTCCGCCCCCCGGTGCGCTGCGGCTCGCCGAAGTCTCCACTCTGCTGCAGATGGTGAAGTCGAACGTCGTGGCGGGTCTCAAGGCTTACGAAGATGCCAAGTCCGATCCGGACAAGCTTTCCTCGATGGGCTTTGCGGTGGCCATGAACAACGTGAAGATCGCTTCGTCGGAAACGATCCTGGAGATCGTCAACCACGCCATGCTGATCTGCGGCATCGTGGGCTACAAGAACGGTACGCCCTTCAGCCTTGGCCGGCATTTGCGCGACGCTCATTCCGCACAGCTCATGATCTCGAATGACCGCATCCTCGGCAACACGTCGAGCATGCTTCTCGTCCACAAGCAGGACACTAGCCTACTGGGGTGA
- a CDS encoding acyl carrier protein, translating into MNKTIRELLAKFGKLPVPIDQLADDADLYAAGLTSFASVQLMLGIEEAFDIEFPDNLLNRKSFASISAIEKTVDIIKDNRKVA; encoded by the coding sequence ATGAACAAGACTATCCGCGAACTGCTCGCCAAATTTGGCAAGCTTCCTGTTCCGATCGATCAGCTAGCCGACGATGCCGATCTCTATGCGGCCGGCCTGACATCCTTTGCTTCCGTGCAGCTCATGCTTGGCATCGAAGAAGCCTTCGATATCGAATTCCCGGACAATCTCCTCAATCGCAAGTCCTTTGCCAGCATCTCCGCGATCGAAAAGACCGTCGATATCATCAAGGACAACCGGAAGGTCGCGTGA
- a CDS encoding lysine-2,3-aminomutase-like protein, producing MNIVRPIKSVVDLSKARLLADRDRLALEEVAARYAIALTPTVAKLIDRADVDDPIARQFVPDAAELVVTPEERADPIGDHTHSPVEGIVHRYPDRVLLKAVHVCPVYCRFCFRREMVGPQGLGTLDPAAMMAAFDYIRSHPEIWEVILTGGDPLVLSPRRLEEIMRELAAIDHVKIVRFHTRVPVVDPQRIDATLIAALKASGKTTYIALHANHPREMTIEARAACGRLIDAGIVMISQSVLLKGVNDDAGVLADLMKTFVETRIKPYYLHHPDLAPGTSHFRLTIEEGKKIVSSLRGRISGLCQPAYILDIPGGHGKAVIGENSVRKTADGCFSVLDYHGVEHSYPPSE from the coding sequence ATGAATATCGTCCGGCCGATCAAAAGTGTCGTTGACCTGTCGAAAGCCAGGTTGTTGGCCGATCGCGACCGGCTGGCACTGGAAGAGGTCGCTGCACGATATGCGATCGCCCTGACGCCGACCGTCGCTAAGCTGATCGATCGAGCCGATGTCGACGATCCGATCGCGCGTCAGTTCGTGCCGGATGCGGCCGAGCTTGTCGTAACACCTGAGGAGCGCGCCGACCCGATCGGTGATCATACGCACAGCCCGGTTGAAGGCATTGTGCATCGCTATCCGGATCGCGTGCTGCTGAAGGCCGTGCATGTCTGTCCGGTCTATTGCCGCTTCTGCTTCAGGCGGGAGATGGTCGGTCCTCAAGGTCTCGGTACGCTCGATCCGGCGGCGATGATGGCTGCTTTCGACTATATCCGCAGCCATCCGGAGATTTGGGAGGTGATCCTTACAGGCGGCGATCCGCTCGTCCTTTCGCCGCGACGGCTGGAAGAGATCATGCGGGAGCTTGCGGCCATCGATCACGTGAAGATCGTCCGGTTCCATACACGCGTGCCTGTTGTCGATCCGCAGAGGATCGATGCGACGTTGATCGCTGCGTTGAAAGCGAGCGGCAAGACGACTTATATAGCGCTGCATGCCAACCATCCGCGCGAAATGACGATCGAAGCCCGTGCAGCCTGTGGCCGGCTCATCGATGCCGGGATCGTCATGATCAGTCAGTCCGTGCTCTTGAAGGGCGTCAACGACGATGCCGGCGTTCTGGCGGACCTGATGAAGACCTTCGTCGAGACGCGCATCAAGCCTTACTACTTGCATCATCCCGATCTGGCGCCCGGCACCAGCCATTTCCGGCTGACGATCGAAGAAGGCAAGAAGATCGTTTCTTCGCTGCGCGGCCGCATCTCAGGCCTTTGTCAGCCGGCCTATATCCTTGATATCCCAGGTGGCCACGGAAAGGCAGTGATTGGCGAAAATTCTGTCCGGAAGACGGCGGATGGTTGTTTTTCCGTATTGGATTACCATGGCGTAGAGCATTCCTACCCGCCTTCCGAGTGA
- the epmA gene encoding EF-P lysine aminoacylase EpmA, translating into MNLTSAKASPWWSPSVHADRRPFLIGRNAIQAALRGYFAREDFIEVDTATLQVSPGNEAHLHAFATEALTTDGQATSFYLHTSPEFACKKLLAAGEQRIACFAHVYRNRERGPFHHPEFTMLEWYRAGESYETLMMDCVRILALAAETVKTPKLTYRGAETDPFAGPERISVAEAFERYAGIDLLASVAADGSTDREYLASELRRNGMRVSADDGWADLFSRVLVEKIEPHLGFGRVTILDEYPVSEAALARPSARDPRVAERFELYACGVELANGFGELTNATEQRRRFELEMAEKARVYGERYPIDEDFLDALSIMPEASGIALGFDRLVMLATGASRIDQVLWAPVAEYR; encoded by the coding sequence ATGAACCTTACCAGCGCCAAAGCGTCTCCTTGGTGGAGCCCCAGCGTCCACGCGGACCGCCGCCCCTTCCTGATTGGGCGGAACGCGATCCAGGCGGCGCTGCGCGGCTACTTCGCGCGCGAGGATTTCATCGAGGTAGATACTGCGACGCTGCAGGTTTCGCCCGGCAACGAGGCACATCTGCACGCTTTTGCAACCGAGGCGCTGACGACGGACGGGCAGGCGACATCCTTCTACCTGCACACCTCACCGGAATTTGCCTGCAAGAAGCTGCTCGCCGCCGGCGAGCAGCGCATCGCCTGCTTCGCGCATGTCTATCGCAACCGCGAACGCGGCCCATTCCATCATCCCGAATTCACGATGCTGGAATGGTATCGCGCCGGCGAAAGCTATGAAACGCTGATGATGGACTGCGTGCGGATTCTGGCGCTAGCCGCCGAAACCGTGAAGACGCCAAAGCTGACCTATCGGGGCGCTGAAACCGACCCCTTCGCCGGACCTGAACGCATCAGCGTCGCAGAGGCGTTCGAGCGCTATGCGGGCATCGACCTGTTGGCGTCGGTCGCCGCCGATGGTTCGACGGATCGGGAATATCTGGCTTCCGAACTACGCCGGAACGGCATGCGCGTCTCGGCCGACGACGGCTGGGCGGACCTCTTCAGCCGCGTCCTGGTTGAAAAGATAGAACCCCACCTCGGTTTCGGCCGCGTGACCATTCTGGATGAGTACCCGGTTTCCGAAGCGGCACTCGCCCGTCCCTCGGCACGCGATCCGCGGGTTGCGGAGCGTTTCGAGCTCTATGCCTGCGGCGTTGAACTGGCGAACGGCTTCGGCGAACTCACCAATGCGACAGAACAACGCCGCCGCTTTGAGCTCGAGATGGCAGAAAAAGCGCGCGTCTATGGCGAACGCTACCCGATCGACGAGGATTTCCTCGATGCGCTTTCGATCATGCCCGAGGCAAGCGGCATCGCGCTCGGCTTCGACCGGCTGGTCATGTTGGCGACAGGAGCCTCGCGCATCGACCAGGTGCTGTGGGCGCCGGTTGCGGAGTATCGCTGA
- the efp gene encoding elongation factor P, which yields MVKVIASSVRKGNVLDVDGKLYVVLTAQNFHPGKGTPVTQVDMRRIVDGVKVSERWRTTEQVERAFVEDVNFQYLYEDGEGFHFMNPATYDQVVVDNETMGDQKAYLQEGMTCILSMHEGIPLALELPRHVTLEITETEPVVKGQTASSSYKPAMLSNGVRTLVPPHINAGTRVVIATEDNSYVERAKD from the coding sequence ATGGTCAAGGTCATCGCCTCTTCGGTCCGCAAGGGCAACGTTCTCGACGTAGACGGCAAACTTTACGTCGTTCTCACCGCGCAGAACTTTCACCCCGGCAAGGGTACGCCGGTCACCCAGGTCGACATGCGCCGCATCGTCGACGGCGTAAAGGTTTCCGAGCGCTGGCGCACGACCGAGCAGGTCGAGCGCGCCTTCGTTGAGGATGTGAACTTCCAGTATCTCTATGAAGACGGCGAAGGTTTCCACTTCATGAACCCGGCGACCTACGATCAGGTTGTCGTCGACAACGAAACAATGGGCGACCAGAAGGCCTACCTCCAGGAAGGCATGACCTGCATTCTGTCGATGCATGAAGGCATCCCGCTGGCACTCGAGCTGCCGCGTCACGTCACGCTCGAGATCACCGAGACGGAACCGGTCGTCAAGGGCCAGACGGCGTCGTCCTCCTATAAGCCAGCGATGCTTTCGAACGGCGTGCGCACCCTGGTGCCGCCGCATATCAACGCGGGCACGCGCGTCGTTATCGCAACGGAAGACAACTCCTACGTCGAACGCGCCAAGGATTGA